In the Myxococcus stipitatus genome, AGACGGCCACCACCAGCCCGCGCCGCGCCTTGAGGTGCGGCAGCGCGTAGTGCGTCGAATACACCGACCCCAGGTAGTTGATGCGCATCAGCCGCTCGAAGAGCCCCAGGTCCGTGACGTCCTCGAAGCGCGCGTCCATGGACACGCCCGCGTTGTTGACGAGCACGTCCACCCCACCGAACGCCTCCACCGCGCGCTCCACCATGCGCTTGCAGGCCTCCGGGTCCCCCACGTCCGTGACGATGGCCACCGCCTGGCCGCCCGCGGCCTCGCACCGCTGCTTCACGCGCTGGAGCGCCTCCTCACCCCGCGCGGCCAGCACCAGGTTCGCGCCCTTCGCCGCCAACGCCACCGCCAGCTCCTCGCCGATGCCCATGGAGGCACCGGTGACAATCACCGTCTTTCCTTGCATGCCGCGCATTCTCACCCCCGGCTTGCGGGCCCGTCGAGGACGCCCTCACGAGGACTCCCCGAGGGACGCCCACACGAACCCACAGGGAAGACACCGGGCGGGAGATCGCCGGGTGACACTTTTCCCAGAGGCCGGTGTTCCCTTCGCGCCAACGCAATTTCCGAGGGGAACAACACCATGTCGTCCATCGCGGTCCTTGCCCAGGTTCCCGCCGAGAACCTGGGGTGGCTCAGCAGCAAGCTGCTCGGCGTCACCCTGACTTCCGCCGAGTGGGTGCTGTGGGTCCTGGTGTGTCTGTCGGTCCTCTCCATCGGCATCATGTTGGAGCGCACGGTGTACTTCGCGCGCAACCGGCTGCCGGACTCGGAGGTCCTGGCGGTGCGCCTGGCGCGGGGCGAGCTGGAGGCGGTGCGCGTGGCCATCCAGGGCAAGCGGGGCATGGAGGCCGCCGTCATCCGCGAGGGCCTCGCGTCCTCCGAGCAGGGCGCCGACACCGTGGAGCAGGTGATTGCCTCCATCATGGCGCGCGAGCGCCCCCAGTATGAGCGCTTCCTGTCCTTCCTCGGCACCCTGGGCAACAACGCCCCGTTCATCGGCCTGTTCGGCACGGTGCTCGGCATCATCAAGGCCTTCCACGACCTGGGCTCGATGAACGCCAAGGGCGCGGCCATCCAGCAGACCGTCATGGGCGGCATCTCCGAGGCGCTCGTCGCCACGGCCGTGGGCCTCGCGGTGGCCATCCCCGCAGTGGTCGCCTTCAACATCTTCAACCGTCAGCTCAAGACGCTCACCAGCCGCGCCAACGCGCTGGGACACGCGCTCGTGGGCACGCTGCGCGCGGAGGTCCGCTAGCCATGGCTGGAAGCGCCCAGGACAACGAAGAGGAAATCACCGGCATCAACGTCACGCCGCTGGTGGACATCGTGCTGGTGCTGCTCATCATCTTCATGGTGACCGCCAACTTCATCGTCCGCGAGACGGTGGAGGTGGACCTGCCCCGCGCGGCCAACGGCGGCGAGACGGTGCAGGGCCTGGTCAACGTGGTGCTCGACAAGGAGGGCAAGCTCTACTTCGACGGCACCGAGGTCAGCGAGGCGGACCTGTCCCGCAAGGTGGCGGAGGCGGTGGCCAAGGACAAGGACACCCGCGCCATCATCAGCGCCGACCAGAGCATCGCGTATGGCCAGGTGATGCGGCTCATCGACACGGTGAAGGGCCAGGGCATCGCGAAGTTCGCGCTCAACATCGAGAAGGACGCGGCGCCCGCGGCACCGCGGGGCTGACGCAAGACCATGAGCGTGACGGTGCTCGACAATGAGGCGGGGCTGATTCCCCGCCGGAGCGGCAACGGGCTCCTGGCGGCGTTCGTCTTCGGCTCCATCGCCTTGCACGGGCTGGGGCTGGTGGTGCTGCACACGAAGCCACCGGAGCGCCCCGCCGCGCCGCGCCCCGTGGAGCTGGTGATGGTGGAGGTGCAGAAGCCGCCTCCGCCGCCGCCCCCTCCCGAGGTGAAGGAGGAGCCCAAGCCCCAGCCCCCGCCGCCCAAGGCGCGCGTGCGGCCTCCGCCGGTCAAGGTGGCCGAGGCGCCCCGTCCCCCGCCGCCCCAGGACCTGCCCCCGCCGCCCAACGAGACGCCTCCTCCGGCCGCGAAGCCCGCGCCGCTCGTGGTGGGCATCTCCATGTCCTCCACGACGAGCGGAGGCGCCTTCGCCGCGCCGGTGGGCAACACCCTCTACGGTCGCACCGCCGACCGCGCCAAGGCGCCGCAGGAGGTGAAGGCCTACAGCGCGCCGAAGTACACGCCCATCTACCAGGTGGACAGCGAGCCCCAGCTCGCCAGCGAGGTGAAGATTCCGTACCCGGAGGAGGCGCGCCGCGCGGGCGTCGAGGGCACGGTGTCGCTGTCCATCACCATCGACCCGGAGGGACGCGTGGTCGACGTGAAGGTGCTCTCCGGCCCGGGGTATGGCCTGGAGCAGGCGGCGCGCGACGCCATCAAGCGCTTCCGCTTCAAGCCCGCCATCAAGGGCGGCGAGGCCGTATCCACGACGATGAAGTACGCCTATACGTTCCTTCTCGATTGATGTCCTCGCTCCCGTCAGGAGAGGGTCGGAGCGGGGGTGAGTCCGGCCGGGCACCCCAACCACTCCACGGCTCGTCATGCCCGCCGGGCCTCCACCTCGCCCTCACTCCGCCCCTTTGCTGGCGGGAGCACGTCCCGCCTTCCCACCCCATCGACTGACCACCCCATGTCCTCGAACGTGAATGCCCGAGCGGCGCTCGCGGCCGCCTCGCTGCTGGTGGCCGCCCCCGTGCTCGCCCAGGACCCCCAGGCCGACGCACCGCCCGCCGCGGCCCAGCCCACCATCACCAAGCCCCCGGAGCTGGTGCAGCCCGTGGAGGCGCAGTACCCGCCGGAGGCCCTGAAGCAGGGGCTCACCGCGTCCGTGCGCCTCGTCATCACCATCGCCGAGGACGGCTCGGTGTCCGACGTGCAGCCCACCGAGCCGGTGGGCAACGGCTTCGACGAGGCGGCCATCGCCGCCGTGCGCCAGTTCCGCTTCTCCCCCGCGGAGGTGGACGGCGTGCCCGCGCCGGTGCAGGTGGAGTACGTCTACCACTTCACCCTCAAAGCCCCGCCCCCCGCGGAGGGCACTGCCGCCGCCGAGCCCGAGGCCCCCAAGGCCACGCTCACCGGCACGCTCATCTCCCGAGGCAGCCGCTCGCGCGTGCCGGGCGCCACCGTGCGCTGCGGTGACGACGCGGACGCCGCCGAGGCCGTCTCCGACGCGGACGGCCGCTTCACCCTCGAGGTGCCGCCGGGCGAGTGCGCGGTGCGCGTCATCGCCTCCGGCTTCCAGCTCTACCAGACCAAGGAGACGCTGAAGGCCAACGAGACGACGGAGGTGAACTTCTACCTGGCGCCCGCCGGCAGCCCCTTCGAGACGGTGGTGCGCTCCGCGCGGCCCAAGAAGGAGGTCGTCCGCCGCACCGTGACGCGCGAGGAGGCGCAGAAGACGCCGGGCACCTTCGGCGACCCCATCCGCGTGCTCCAGGCGCTGCCCGGCGTGGCGCGCGCGCCGTTCATCTCCGGCGACCTGCTGGTGCGCGGCTCCAACCCGGGCCAGACGGCCACGCTGATGGACGGGGTGCGCATCCCCACCCTCTTCCACCTGCTCGGCGGCCCGTCGGTGGTGAACGCGGAGTTCATCGACTCGCTCGACTTCTACCCGGGCGGCTACGGCAGCCAGTACGGCCGCGCGGTGGGCGGCGTGGTGGACGTGACGACGCGCAAGGGCGCGGCGGACACGGTGCACGGCTCCGTCAAGGTGGACCTGCTCGACGCGGGCTTCTTCCTCGAGGCCCCCGTCACCGACGGCATCAGCGTGGCGGCGTCCGCGCGGCGCTCGTACATCGACACCATCCTGCCGGCGGTGCTCCCGGACAACGAGGGCGAGACGCTCTCCATCGTCCCCGTATACTGGGACTACCAGCTGCGCGTGGACTTCGGCGCCAAGCGCGGCACCACGCCGGAGCCCGGCGCCGCGCGCAACACCGGCTACGTCATGGCCTTCGGCAGTGACGACAGGTTGAAGCTGGTGACCGGCGGTGAGGAGACGGACCGGGACATCTCGCTCGACACGCGCACGCGCTTCCACCGCGTGAAGGGCGACTGGACGTACCGCAAGGGCGACTTCACCTCCGTCTTCACGCCCTATGTCGGCCTGGACTACTTCGACATCGCCTTCGGCCAGTACGTCGAGAACGACGTCATCTCGTCGCTGGGCGCGCGCGAGGTGATGTCGCTGGACGTGTCGTCGATGCTCACCCTGCGCACCGGCCTGGACGTGTACTTCGAGCACGTGCAGATCGACGTGCAGGCCCCGGCCCCGGGCGGCACCGAGTACGTGCCCTTCCCGGGGACGGCGCCCGTCTCGGAGCTCATCCACGCCGAGCCCGTCGTCAACGGCTTCGACGGTGGTCTCTTCGCGGAGGCGGACCTGAAGTTCGGTCCCTTCACCGTCACGCCGGGCCTGCGCGGCAACTTCCAGCGCGTGAACGGCACGCGCAACTGGCTGCTCGACCCTCGCCTGTGGCTGCGCTACACGATGAGCGAGCGCACGGCCATCAAGGGCTCGCTGGGCCTGTACAGCCAGCCGGCGGAGACGTACCAGTTCGTCTTCTCCCCGTACGGCAACCCGCTGCTGGACTACCAGCGCGCCTTCCAGACGAGCCTCGGCGTGGAGCAGCGGCTGGGCGAGACGTGGAACGTGGACGTCACCGGCTTCTTCAACCGCCGCTTCGAGAACGTGGTGTCGCCCGGCGACCTGCGGCCGACAGGCGACGGGAGCTTCGTCCAGGACCGCTTCGTCAACATGGGCATCGGCAAGGCGTACGGCGTGGAGTTGATGGTGAAGAAGGAGCGCGCCTCCGCGACGGACCGCTGGTCCGGCTGGCTCTCGTACACGCTCAGCCACGCCGAGGACGGCCGCGCGGGTCCCAAGCCCCGGGGCGACAACCCCCTGGGCGAGGATGGACCGCCCGGCTCGGACGAGGAGACCTACGGCATGAGCCCGTGGGACCAGACGCACATCCTCACCGTGGTGGCCAACTACATCCTGGGCAACGGCTGGGAGATCGGCGGTCGCTTCCGCCTCACCACGGGCCGCCCCACCACCCCGCTGACGCATCCGCATGACATCTACGACTCGGACTCGAACAACTACGAGCCCACCTACGGCGCCTTCCGCTCCGCGCGCGCCTCGAGCTTCCACCAGCTCGACGTCCGCGTGGAGAAGGGCTGGCGCTTCGACAACTGGACCCTCTCGCTCTACATGGACGTGCAGAACCTCTACAACGCGGAGAACGTCGAGTTCGTCTTCAACGACTACCGGTATCGCAACGAAGTGGAGATTCCGGGCATCCCCATCCTCCCCGTGCTGGGCGTGAAAGGCAGCTTCTGACATGGACACCCGACTCAAGCTGGGAGGACTGCTGCTCGTCGCGCTGGGCGCCGTCGCCTGCGTCGACCCGGACGACAAGTCGTCGAACGTGCACGACCTGCGCGTGCTGGGCATGGCCGTGGAGCGCCCGGAGCTGATGGCTCCCACGTGCGAGCTCACCGCAGAGGCGCTGGAGGTCTTCACCGAGGAGGTGACGTTCCGCGCGCTGCTGGTCGACCCCGCGGGCGGTGGACGCGCCCTCGACTACACGCTGTGGGCGTGCGCGGACCCCGAGGACACGATTTGCGAGGACGCGTCGCAGCGCCTGCTGCTCGCGGAGGGCACCACGACGGCGGGCGAGCTGGCGGTGCCCATCCGTCCGGGGGCCACCGTGCTCCCCGACGGCTCGCTGCTGCTCGACAAGGTGCGCCAGGCGGACCCGTACCAGGGCTACGGCGGCCTGCGCATGCCGCTGGTGCTGCACGTGCGCGCCGGGGACGAGGCCGTCTACGCGATGAAGCGGATGGTCTTCAGCTGCCCGGCCGTCCCGGGCATGGCGGCCAACCAGCAGCCGGTGCTCCAGGGGCTCACGCTGGAGGGCGCGGCCTGGGAGGAGGGCGAGCTGCCCACCTTGCGCGGCGAGGGGCCCTTCGTGGTGCGGGCCAACGACGTGTCCGCGCTGGAGGAGTCCTACGTGGTGCCCGGGCTGCGCCAGGAGTCGGTGTCGCTCAAGGAGGCCTGGGTCATCACCTGGCACGCGACGCTGGGGGAGTTCTCGCCCGAGGAGACGGGCGGCGCGGACTTCAACGGTGAGCCTGGCCGCCACCGCACGGAGTGGGAGCCGCCGGAGAAGGATGCGGTCGAGCAGGAGGTCACCTTCTGGGCGGTGGTGCGCGACGGGCGGGGAGGCAGCTCCTGGCTCATCCGCAAGGCGCGCTGGGCGCCGTAGCGGCGATGGCAGGGCGGATGGCTCGCAAGGGGGCGGCCATCCGAGGTATGCCCCCGGGGACCGGGCCGGCGGCAGGAGCGGGTGGGACGCGGATGACGAGACGGAGCACAGCGCGCGGATGGGGCCGCGTCCTCGGGACGTGGGTCGTGGTGGGACTGGCGCTGGTGTGCCTGGAGTCCCGCGCGGCGCGGCGCCCGGAGGAGCCCGAGGCCGCGCTGCGGCGCTTCGCGCTCGTCGTCGGCTCCAGTGAAGGTGGCCCGGGGCGGGAGCGGCTGCGCTACGCGGGCTCGGACGCGCTGGCCATCTCCCGCGTGCTGGAGGAGCTGGGCGGCGTCGCCCCCGCGGACCGGGTGCTGCTCCTGGAGGCGGACCGGGACGCGCTGCTCACCGCGCTGGAGCGGCTCAAGGTGATGGCCGAGGGCGCGGTGACGCCCGGGCTGCGGCGCGAGCTGGTGGTGTACTACTCGGGCCACTCGGACGCGGACGGCCTGCTGCCGCGCGGCGAGCGCCTCTCGTATGACGATTTGCGCCGGCTCCTGGGCCACGTGCCGGTGGACGTGCGCATCGCCATCCTCGACTCGTGCGGCTCCGGAGCCCTCACCCGGTACAAGGGCGGCCTGCGCCGGCCCTCCTTCCTGACGGACGTCTCCTCGCAGGTGCGCGGGCACGCGTACCTCGCCTCCAGCTCGGCGGACGAGGTGGCGCAGGAGTCGGACACCATCGGCGCGTCCTTCTTCACGCACTTCCTCGTCACTGGCCTGCGCGGCGCGGCGGACACCACGGGCGACGGCCGCGTCACGCTGCACGAGGCCTACCAGTTCGCCTTCCACGAGACGCTGGCGCGCACGGAGCGCTCCCAGGGCGGGCCGCAGCACGCGGCCTATGACATCCAGCTGGCGGGCAGCGGCGACCTGGTGATGACCGACCTGCGCGGCACGCCGGCGCGGATGCTGGTGGCGGAGGACGTGCAGGGCCGCCTCTTCGTGCGCGACTGGGGCAACCAGCTCGTCGCGGAGCTCCAGAAGCCCGCGGGGCGGCGGCTGTCGCTGGGGCTGGAGGTGGGGCGCTACCACGTCACGCTGGAGCGGCCCTCGCAGCGCTTCGAGGCCGAGGTGACGGTGAGCACGCGCGGCGCAGCGGAGCTGCGCGTGGGGGACTTCGTGCCGGTGACGCTCACGCGCACGGCCGCCCGGGGTGGCTCGCTCCACGCGGACGCGCCGGTGCTCCCCCGCGAGCCCCTGGCCGCGCGCGCGGACATGCCCACGGTGTTCCTCAACCTGTCATTGGTGCCGCCCTTGTCCACGGCGTCTCTGTGGGGCGGCAGCAGCCTGAACCACATGGCGCTCGGAGGGCTGGCGGTGCGCTCGCTCCAGCTGCGGGGCCTGGGCGCGGCGGGTGGCATCGGTTGGGTGGATGGGACGATGGAGGGGGGACAGGTGGCGGGGCTCGCCAACGTGGCGGGGGGCGAGGTGCTGGGCGCGCAGCTCGCGCTCGGCGGCAACCTGGCCTTCGGTGGCGCGACCGGGGCGCAGCTCGCGGCCGTCATCAACTACTCGGAGCAGGACTTCACGGGGTTGCAGCTCGGCGGCGTGGGCAACCGCAGCGACGCGCGGATGTCCGGCTTCCAGTTCGCGGGCGGCGTCAACATGGTGGAGCGGCTGACCGGCGCGCAGCTGGGCATCTTCAACCTCGCGGGCAGCGTGTCGGGCGCGCAGGTGGGGCTCATCAACGTCGCGGGCAACGTGCGCGGCGTGCAGCTGGGCGTCATCAACATCGCGGACGACGTGTCGGTGCCCATCGGCGTCTTGAGCCTGGTGCGCAAGGGCCGCATCGCGTTCGAGATTGGCGGCGACGAGGTCACCCCGCTGTTCGTGGGCGTCAAGTACGGCAGCCAGACGGTGCACGTCACGGCGAGCATCGGAGGGGACTCGTGGAAGGAGTCCTGGCGCACGTTCAAGATGCTGGGCGTGGGCCTGCACCTGCCGTTCGGCATGGCGGACCGCTACTACCTGGACGTGGACTTCACGACGGGCGGGTGGCAGCCCGAGCTCTTCGGGGAGGGCGTGGAGAACAGCCTCTACCGGCTGCGCGCCAGCATAGGCTGGGAGCTGAAGCGGCGCTTCGCGCTGTTCGGGGGCGTGTCGCTCAACGCCTACCACCCGCCGGAGGAGGACCCGGACGACGACGTCACCTGGGTGCCGCAGTGGAAGACGGGGCGCGGGCCTTCCGGCACGCGCATGTGGCCCGGCTTCCTGCTGGGCGTGCGCATCTGACGCGCGGCGGAAGGGGTCAGGGCGTCAGCAGCCACTCGAGCAGCTGCTGGGCCCCGTCCACGTGGACGAAGTGGCCCGCGCCGGGGAGGGTGGCCACGGGGCAGCCGGCGGCCTCCAGGCGGGCGACGTCCGCGTCGGACACGTAGCGGGAGCGGCCTCCCCGGATGCAGCGCATGGGCGGTCGCCCGGGGCGCTCCACGGCCTCCCACAGGTCGACGCCGTTGACGCGCGAGTGCAGCTCCGCCAGCGCCTGCCGGTCGAAGCGCCAGCGCACGCCCTGGTCGTCGCTGACCAGGTTCATGACGAGCCAGTCCGCCAGCGCGTCCGACAGGCCCTTGTCCGTGAGGGCGGCGCGCATCACCTTGCGGTTCTCCGCGCGCGCTGGGGCCTGGAGGAGGACGCCCAGCACCATGCCGCTCTCGGACAGGTCGTAGGGGACGGGGCCGGGGGCGATGTCGAGCAGCGACACGCGCGAGACGGCCTCCGGGACGTGGAGGCTCGCCGCGAGCGAGACGCGCCCACCGAGCGAGTGGCCCACCCAGTCGAGCGCGCCGGTGAAGCCCTGGGCGCGGGCGGTGTCCACCACGTCGCGGGCCACGGTGAAGAGGTCGGCGCTCGGCGGGGGGATGGGCGAGGTGCCGTGGCCGGTGAGGTCCGGGAGGAGGAAGCGGCGGCTCGGGTCCTTCGCGCTCCACGCCGTCGCGAGCGAGCGCAGGTTGCGCCCCGTGCCGAGGAAGCCATGCAACAGCACCGTGGGCACATCGCCCGTTCCCACCTGGAAGCTCTCGAGGACCACGCGCGTCACACCTTTCGTCTGTCCGGCGCCGGGCGGCTTGACCCGGCGGGGGCCGTGTCGCTTCATACCTCGAACGCCCCTTTCGACGAG is a window encoding:
- a CDS encoding alpha/beta fold hydrolase, with protein sequence MVLESFQVGTGDVPTVLLHGFLGTGRNLRSLATAWSAKDPSRRFLLPDLTGHGTSPIPPPSADLFTVARDVVDTARAQGFTGALDWVGHSLGGRVSLAASLHVPEAVSRVSLLDIAPGPVPYDLSESGMVLGVLLQAPARAENRKVMRAALTDKGLSDALADWLVMNLVSDDQGVRWRFDRQALAELHSRVNGVDLWEAVERPGRPPMRCIRGGRSRYVSDADVARLEAAGCPVATLPGAGHFVHVDGAQQLLEWLLTP
- a CDS encoding SDR family oxidoreductase, whose product is MRGMQGKTVIVTGASMGIGEELAVALAAKGANLVLAARGEEALQRVKQRCEAAGGQAVAIVTDVGDPEACKRMVERAVEAFGGVDVLVNNAGVSMDARFEDVTDLGLFERLMRINYLGSVYSTHYALPHLKARRGLVVAVSSLTGKTGVPTRTGYAASKHAMHGFFDSLRVELMGTGVDVTVVCPGFVATNVRANALGSDGRPLQQSKHDESEGNNMDVGTCVAIILRAMEHREREVVMTTKGKVGQVLKLFAPKLLDRITRKTMQDRQR
- a CDS encoding ExbD/TolR family protein gives rise to the protein MAGSAQDNEEEITGINVTPLVDIVLVLLIIFMVTANFIVRETVEVDLPRAANGGETVQGLVNVVLDKEGKLYFDGTEVSEADLSRKVAEAVAKDKDTRAIISADQSIAYGQVMRLIDTVKGQGIAKFALNIEKDAAPAAPRG
- a CDS encoding energy transducer TonB, which gives rise to MSVTVLDNEAGLIPRRSGNGLLAAFVFGSIALHGLGLVVLHTKPPERPAAPRPVELVMVEVQKPPPPPPPPEVKEEPKPQPPPPKARVRPPPVKVAEAPRPPPPQDLPPPPNETPPPAAKPAPLVVGISMSSTTSGGAFAAPVGNTLYGRTADRAKAPQEVKAYSAPKYTPIYQVDSEPQLASEVKIPYPEEARRAGVEGTVSLSITIDPEGRVVDVKVLSGPGYGLEQAARDAIKRFRFKPAIKGGEAVSTTMKYAYTFLLD
- a CDS encoding caspase family protein, with translation MTRRSTARGWGRVLGTWVVVGLALVCLESRAARRPEEPEAALRRFALVVGSSEGGPGRERLRYAGSDALAISRVLEELGGVAPADRVLLLEADRDALLTALERLKVMAEGAVTPGLRRELVVYYSGHSDADGLLPRGERLSYDDLRRLLGHVPVDVRIAILDSCGSGALTRYKGGLRRPSFLTDVSSQVRGHAYLASSSADEVAQESDTIGASFFTHFLVTGLRGAADTTGDGRVTLHEAYQFAFHETLARTERSQGGPQHAAYDIQLAGSGDLVMTDLRGTPARMLVAEDVQGRLFVRDWGNQLVAELQKPAGRRLSLGLEVGRYHVTLERPSQRFEAEVTVSTRGAAELRVGDFVPVTLTRTAARGGSLHADAPVLPREPLAARADMPTVFLNLSLVPPLSTASLWGGSSLNHMALGGLAVRSLQLRGLGAAGGIGWVDGTMEGGQVAGLANVAGGEVLGAQLALGGNLAFGGATGAQLAAVINYSEQDFTGLQLGGVGNRSDARMSGFQFAGGVNMVERLTGAQLGIFNLAGSVSGAQVGLINVAGNVRGVQLGVINIADDVSVPIGVLSLVRKGRIAFEIGGDEVTPLFVGVKYGSQTVHVTASIGGDSWKESWRTFKMLGVGLHLPFGMADRYYLDVDFTTGGWQPELFGEGVENSLYRLRASIGWELKRRFALFGGVSLNAYHPPEEDPDDDVTWVPQWKTGRGPSGTRMWPGFLLGVRI
- a CDS encoding MotA/TolQ/ExbB proton channel family protein, with amino-acid sequence MSSIAVLAQVPAENLGWLSSKLLGVTLTSAEWVLWVLVCLSVLSIGIMLERTVYFARNRLPDSEVLAVRLARGELEAVRVAIQGKRGMEAAVIREGLASSEQGADTVEQVIASIMARERPQYERFLSFLGTLGNNAPFIGLFGTVLGIIKAFHDLGSMNAKGAAIQQTVMGGISEALVATAVGLAVAIPAVVAFNIFNRQLKTLTSRANALGHALVGTLRAEVR
- a CDS encoding TonB family protein, with the protein product MSSNVNARAALAAASLLVAAPVLAQDPQADAPPAAAQPTITKPPELVQPVEAQYPPEALKQGLTASVRLVITIAEDGSVSDVQPTEPVGNGFDEAAIAAVRQFRFSPAEVDGVPAPVQVEYVYHFTLKAPPPAEGTAAAEPEAPKATLTGTLISRGSRSRVPGATVRCGDDADAAEAVSDADGRFTLEVPPGECAVRVIASGFQLYQTKETLKANETTEVNFYLAPAGSPFETVVRSARPKKEVVRRTVTREEAQKTPGTFGDPIRVLQALPGVARAPFISGDLLVRGSNPGQTATLMDGVRIPTLFHLLGGPSVVNAEFIDSLDFYPGGYGSQYGRAVGGVVDVTTRKGAADTVHGSVKVDLLDAGFFLEAPVTDGISVAASARRSYIDTILPAVLPDNEGETLSIVPVYWDYQLRVDFGAKRGTTPEPGAARNTGYVMAFGSDDRLKLVTGGEETDRDISLDTRTRFHRVKGDWTYRKGDFTSVFTPYVGLDYFDIAFGQYVENDVISSLGAREVMSLDVSSMLTLRTGLDVYFEHVQIDVQAPAPGGTEYVPFPGTAPVSELIHAEPVVNGFDGGLFAEADLKFGPFTVTPGLRGNFQRVNGTRNWLLDPRLWLRYTMSERTAIKGSLGLYSQPAETYQFVFSPYGNPLLDYQRAFQTSLGVEQRLGETWNVDVTGFFNRRFENVVSPGDLRPTGDGSFVQDRFVNMGIGKAYGVELMVKKERASATDRWSGWLSYTLSHAEDGRAGPKPRGDNPLGEDGPPGSDEETYGMSPWDQTHILTVVANYILGNGWEIGGRFRLTTGRPTTPLTHPHDIYDSDSNNYEPTYGAFRSARASSFHQLDVRVEKGWRFDNWTLSLYMDVQNLYNAENVEFVFNDYRYRNEVEIPGIPILPVLGVKGSF